TTTACCGTCAAATGTCCGTCTGGATTAACCACTTTTGGGATATTGTATAAATAAACAGCATCCTTAGTAACAACTTCTATGCTCGCGTTTTCGTTGATCCTGAGACCTAGCAAAGGGGTGCTTAACTCCCTATCATCGCACTGTAAGACGATCCGATGATCCTCCCCTGTTCGTTCTACACCACTCGCACTCATCACACAAAAACTAGCTAATGAAAACAATATTGTTAAGAATTTTTTCATTACCACACAAAAAAGAGAGAAGCCAACAGACCTCCCTCTCTAAAACATCCTCTAGGGGAGTCGAACCCCTCTTGCCAGGATGAAAACCTGGAGTCCTAACCGATAGACGAAGAGGACAAAGTGAGCTCAGTAGGACTCGAACCTACGACAAACGCCTTAAAAGGGCGCTGCTCTACCACCTGAGCTATGAGCCCCGGTAACAAACCAAATCCACCAAAGCAAATGATACCATTCACCCGGAGAATACGTCAACACACGTACCCAAACAAACCTGAGTCTTTTGAGCTGCACAGGACTCGAACCTGTAACCGGCGGATTAAGAGTCCGACGCTCTACCACTTGAGCTAGCAGCCCTTTATTGTCAAACTAGTAAATAGGATAAGTCTTTACAAGTGCAATGTCAAGAATTATTGTTACTTTTTTCAATATCTTCTAGTAACTTTTTTGCTTCCAGATGACTGGGGTTTAAGTCTAGTAATGTTGTCAGAGTTTTTTTTGCTAAAATTTTGTTTTTTGAACTCACTCTTGCTTTTGCAAGTTTTAACAGCAAATTTTGATTATTTGGCAAGAATCTTAGAGCGTTCTCATATGCAAAATCGGATTCATTATACCTTTCAAGTTTGTAGAAAGAATCTGCCATCAGAGTGTATACCTTCGCTATTCTTGCTCCATTTGGATCAAGGCCAATGTATTCTTGAAAATATTTGAGTGCATTTTTGTACTGCTTTTGAAAAAAATAAGACTCCCCCAACGCTTGAATTATTCTTGAATCATATCTCTTTATTGTAAGTCCCTGCATAGATTCCAGTTCGGCTCTCTTATATTTACCTGTCCCTATCAGACTCCATATAAGTATCACCCTTGCATCCAGATTGGTTGGATTCCGACTTAATTCTTCTTGAGTATTTACAATAGCCTCTTGAAACCGGCCTTCTCTGTACAATAAAAGCGAATCCTCTCTCTCTTGTGCAATCAAAAACCCTGAATATGAAAAGATAAATAAGATTATTTTCAGAGGAAATATTTTACTCATCATTCGTCCCCCATTACACAATTTCCTTTAAATATCGCGCCCGAATCTATGAAAAGTTCTTTCGTTTTAATATTGCCAATTAATTTTCCAGTTTTGTAAATTTTTATCACATCTGAGGCTTCAACATTGCCTTTCATTGTTCCATGAGTTAAGAAATTGTTGCACTTAATTTCCGCCTCCACATTAGCTTTTTCTCTTAAATATACTGAACTTGTAGATTTTATCAAACCCTTAAGTAAACCTTCAATTATTATTGGCTTATTGCTTTCTATATAACCCTCAAATTCGAAATTACCTTTTATGACGTTCTGAGTATTAGTTTCTTCAAATTCTAGACTGTCTACGCTCATCCTATCTCCCAAAAATGAATGCATATCGCATCCATTTTTGCTTTAATGTTAACTTACGCCACATTTTGATCTCAGTCTCTTCTCTGTCCTAAAAATCTTAGCAAGTACAGGAATAAGTTTATGAAATCTAGATAGAGCTTCAAGGAAGCTACAACTACCATTCTATTTTTAAGTTCGGTTCCATCCTCCAGCATTCTGTTCATCTTAGAGATATTTTGAACATCATAAGCCGTTAAGCCTGTGAACAACACTACTCCTATTATTGAAATTAGAAAATTAAGCCCCGAGCTCCTGAAGAAAATATTGAAAATAGAAGCGATAATAATACCCCACAACCCCATGATAAAGTAACTTCCCATTTTCGTAAGGTCTGTACTAGTTGTGTATCCGTAAAAGGACATTGCAAGGAATGTTAAAGAAGTAATTCCGAAGGTATAAAAAACAGAACCCTGTGTGTATATTAAGAAGACAGAGGATAGTGTTACACCCGTTAACGCTGAGTACCCTAAAAAAAGAGCTGTTGCTGTGCTACTTGATATTTTCTCAATTGCACCGCTTATTGCGTAAACAAGGCCGAACTGGACAAGTATTATTGCCATAAATGACATTGGATTTGAGAAGATTATGGACCTCATGACTACATTCTCGGATGTTGTGTAGGCAAATACTGCAGATATTAAAAGGCCAATTGCCATTAGTCCAAAAACTTGAGCCAAGAATTTATTTTTTATTCTTATCTCTTGTTTATCTTGGGTTAATTCAAACATAATAGTTCCTCCTTTTATTTGTTTCCTTCATTAAATTTTTTACATAATTCATCAAATATGACGCTTGGAACTTTCCCATATCTTAAAAATTCCATCGAAAATTCAGCTTTTCCTTGTGTAGAAGATCTTAAAACTGTTGAGAATCCAAACATTTCGCTTAAAGGTACTTCAGCTTCAACTTTTGAAAAACTTCCCTCTTCAAGAGAACCTAAAATTATACCCCTCCTTTGATTCAGAAGCCCAAACATGTTACCCTGAAACTCTGTTGGTCCTTCAAGAGTCACTCTCATTATCGGTTCAAGTATAGTAGGCCTTGCCTTATTATAAGCTTCTCTGAAGGCTCCAATTGCTGCGAGCTGGAAAGCAATGTCAGATGAGTCGACAATGTGGTATTGACCATCGTTAATTGTGATCTTAATACCGACAATAGGAAAACCGATTAAGGTTCCCTTTTCCATAGCCTTCTGGAATCCCTTATCACAGGATGGAATGTATTCTGTTGGAATTACTCCACCCTTTATGAGGTTTACAAATTCGTAAGTCTGCTCCTCCGTGTCAAGTGGTTCCATAAACCCAGCCACTCTTCCAAATTGACCTGCTCCTCCTGACTGCTTCTTGTGCGTATAATTAAACTCTGACCTTCCCGTGATGGTTTCTCTGTATGCCACCTGAGGCATACCCGTATCAACCTCTGCTTTAAATTCTCTCTTCATCCTCTCAATATAGACCTCTAAGTGCAACTCCCCCATCCCCTGTATTATCGTTTCACCCGACTCAGGGTCCACATAGGTCCTAAATGTAGGATCCTCTTTTGTAAATCTTCCAAGAGCCTTAGCCATATTATCAGCTGATTTTTTATCTCTAGGTTTAACAGAAAGAGATATCACTGGATCTGGAATATACATTGATGTCATAGAGTAATTAATCGAGGGATCACAAAAAGTATCTCCCGAAGCACATTCTATTCCAAATAGAGCGACAATGTCTCCACTACACCCAAAGTCAATATCTTCAGTATTATTGGCGTGCATTCTAATTAGCCGTCCAACTTTGAACTTTCTAGAAGTTCTTGAATTAACAAGTTCTTGTCCTTTTTTTAAAATTCCTTGGTATATTCTGACATAAGTCAGTTGTCCATACTGACCATCTTCTAACTTAAATGCAAGTGCTACAGTAGGCAAGTTATCGTCTGTTTTAAGGTCAACTTCTTTTTCATTGTCGTTTATGTCAAGTGCTACATTTTTAACGTCATGAGGAGAAGGTAAAAACTTAGTTACAGCATCAAGTAAAAGTTGAACGCCCTTGTTCTTGTAAGCTGAACCCATAAATACAGGGCAGAGTTTTAAAGCCAAAGTACCAGTTCTAATAGCGTCGTATATGACCACCTCACTAACATCCTTCCCTTCCATATGAAGTTCCATGAGCTCGTCGTTAAAATCAGCCAATGCATCAAGCATTATTTCTCGTTTTTCTTTTGCCTCATCTAGTATTTCAGCAGGAATCTCCTTTTCCACGATCTCCGTTCCATCTTTTCCTTCAAAATAGTAAGCCTTCATTAATATGAGATCCACAACCCCAAGGTGCTTATCTTCAAGTCCAATAGGAAGTTGCATTAAAACAGAGTTCAAGTCAAGCTTTTCTCTGAGCTGCTCCTTCACATTATGAGGATTTGCCCCAGTTTTATCGCATTTATTTACGAATGCAAGGCGTGGCACATTATATCTTTTCAACTGTCTATCAACCGTAATTGATTGAGATTGGACACCTGCTACAGAATCAAGGACAAGTATAGCTCCATCCAAAACCCTAAGAGAACGTTCAACTTCAATAGTAAAATCAACGTGACCCGGAGTGTCAATAATGTTTATCGGATTTCCCTTCCATTCAACATGAGTTGCAGCCGATGCTATTGTAATCCCTCTTTCTCTTTCAAGTTCCATCGAATCCATTGTTGCGCCAACCCCATCCTTTCCCTTAACTTCATGAATGGCATGAATTTTGTTACAATAAAAAAGAATACGTTCCGTAAGTGTAGTTTTTCCTGAATCAATGTGAGCACTGATACCTATGTTTCGCAGCTTTTTATAGTCCATGGGATACTTTCCCTCCTAAGTTTGTATGTATAGAACACTAATTCCCTTAGCCATTCTACATGATTTTTTTCAAAAAATCTATTTCGGTTGTGTCGAGTAATCTTGATTTAAGACTTAAATTACCCAAAAGTGAAATACATTTCTGGTTGTGTGAGAGGTGGTTTCCTTGTTGGTCTGTGTTCTTCGCTTATGCTTGAAAGGTTGCCGTTGTATTGGTTGATTTGCTTTTGAGATCCCTTGACTAAGCTTTATCTAGTGTAATACAATTGCGTACAAGGAATATATCATTTAGTAAATTTTGATTTTATTGATTAAAAGGTCTCATATTTAATGAATTTACTCTTTCTTTACTTTATATTTTATACTCCTAAGAATAGCCATTTGGAGGGTATAAGTTTGAATACTTTAACAATATCTCATGAGTTGAGCAAAATAAGTCAGGTTGATTACGATTCCGCCTTGTCGGAGCTTTCTGTGTTTTTCAAAGATGGTAGGGCTTATAAATATTTTAAGATTGAACCAAGGCACTTTAGTGTAATATCTAAGCTTGTTCAAGAGAGAAAATCGGTTGGTAAATACTTAACAGAACATATTTTTAACAAGTATGATCAAGAAAAGCTTTAATAAGTGTTAGTTAGTAGAAGAGGACTCCGAGTTTTGGAGTCCTTTTTTTATTTGCTTATTTTCATTGAAGTGTTGGTTAATTCTTAAAAATTAAAGATTTTAAAAGAGTTGGTTGAATTTTGCTAGCATAATATGTATAATTAAAGCGGTTAATTTTATATTTAAATGTGTTAAAGGGGGAAGATATGAAAAGGTTTTTGATTGTCTTAAGTTTGTTTCTTGTGTGTTCAGACACCTTTCGCTAGGGTTTTTTACTTCTCAGCAGGCGTTAGTTTCCAGACAAGCCTTGAGTCGTTTTTTTTGTTCAATAGAGATACAGGTACGGTGCTGGACAATTGGTTGAGTATGCGGCTTTTCTCCATCTTGAAGGATTTTAAGAGGAGGGCTATGCCTCGCTTTAATGTTCTTGTTAATAGTGCTACTGCTGTTTACAATTCTTATCGGGGCAATTACAACGCTATTATTAGCTTGCCTGATAGGTTGAAAGCTCTGCAGATAGCAGATATTTTTGAACTGGATTTGTCTTCTTTAAAAGATGTTAGGTCTATTTTATCCAATGCCCATCAACTTAGGGATACTTTTTTAAAGTTGAGTAGATTAGATGTTGGGACTTTGATTGATAGGATAGATGGAGCTAGTGGAATTGGCATTAAAAAGTTTATAGCGCAGTTGGGAGAGACTACTAAACATGCTGTTGAATTAAAGGAAATGGTATTTGAACAATTGGGTGAGTTTGGAGTTGGTAGTTCAGATGATATTTTTGCATTGTTGGGTGGAATTTCTACTCCAGGAAATGCTTTAAACGATGCTTTAAGAAAGAAATTGTCACCTTTGTTTAGCACCGGTCTTCAGGGATATTTTCAAGTCGGGCTTCCTATTGTGGACAGTGACTTTTATTTTGGGTTTGAACTTGGATTTGGTATGAATTTTGGAAGAATGATTGTACCCAATGCCAGACTTTTAAGAGATTCTTCGTCTGATAATTTGGGGTTTGGAATAATGCCAAGACTTTTTGTTAAATATGATATCTATTATTTAGCTACTACCCTTTTTGCGGGCTTTGGTGATAAATCTTTGGTAACAGACCCTGTTTATGTTGGAAATTTGGGTAATGAAAATAAGATAACCAATCCTTTCAATGTTGTTGAGACCGGATTTAGAATAAGATTGGCGTTTCTTAATTTGGAAACATCGGTATTATTTTCTGTTAGTGATTTTAAATGTAGAGACTTAAGACTTGGACTTGGGTTTGAGATTCCAATAATTATTTAGGTTTTTGTGTTTGATTAGTAT
This is a stretch of genomic DNA from Borrelia sp. P9F1. It encodes these proteins:
- a CDS encoding polymer-forming cytoskeletal protein; the protein is MSVDSLEFEETNTQNVIKGNFEFEGYIESNKPIIIEGLLKGLIKSTSSVYLREKANVEAEIKCNNFLTHGTMKGNVEASDVIKIYKTGKLIGNIKTKELFIDSGAIFKGNCVMGDE
- a CDS encoding KTSC domain-containing protein, with product MNTLTISHELSKISQVDYDSALSELSVFFKDGRAYKYFKIEPRHFSVISKLVQERKSVGKYLTEHIFNKYDQEKL
- a CDS encoding tetratricopeptide repeat protein, with the protein product MMSKIFPLKIILFIFSYSGFLIAQEREDSLLLYREGRFQEAIVNTQEELSRNPTNLDARVILIWSLIGTGKYKRAELESMQGLTIKRYDSRIIQALGESYFFQKQYKNALKYFQEYIGLDPNGARIAKVYTLMADSFYKLERYNESDFAYENALRFLPNNQNLLLKLAKARVSSKNKILAKKTLTTLLDLNPSHLEAKKLLEDIEKSNNNS
- a CDS encoding Bax inhibitor-1/YccA family protein, which translates into the protein MFELTQDKQEIRIKNKFLAQVFGLMAIGLLISAVFAYTTSENVVMRSIIFSNPMSFMAIILVQFGLVYAISGAIEKISSSTATALFLGYSALTGVTLSSVFLIYTQGSVFYTFGITSLTFLAMSFYGYTTSTDLTKMGSYFIMGLWGIIIASIFNIFFRSSGLNFLISIIGVVLFTGLTAYDVQNISKMNRMLEDGTELKNRMVVVASLKLYLDFINLFLYLLRFLGQRRD
- the fusA gene encoding elongation factor G — translated: MDYKKLRNIGISAHIDSGKTTLTERILFYCNKIHAIHEVKGKDGVGATMDSMELERERGITIASAATHVEWKGNPINIIDTPGHVDFTIEVERSLRVLDGAILVLDSVAGVQSQSITVDRQLKRYNVPRLAFVNKCDKTGANPHNVKEQLREKLDLNSVLMQLPIGLEDKHLGVVDLILMKAYYFEGKDGTEIVEKEIPAEILDEAKEKREIMLDALADFNDELMELHMEGKDVSEVVIYDAIRTGTLALKLCPVFMGSAYKNKGVQLLLDAVTKFLPSPHDVKNVALDINDNEKEVDLKTDDNLPTVALAFKLEDGQYGQLTYVRIYQGILKKGQELVNSRTSRKFKVGRLIRMHANNTEDIDFGCSGDIVALFGIECASGDTFCDPSINYSMTSMYIPDPVISLSVKPRDKKSADNMAKALGRFTKEDPTFRTYVDPESGETIIQGMGELHLEVYIERMKREFKAEVDTGMPQVAYRETITGRSEFNYTHKKQSGGAGQFGRVAGFMEPLDTEEQTYEFVNLIKGGVIPTEYIPSCDKGFQKAMEKGTLIGFPIVGIKITINDGQYHIVDSSDIAFQLAAIGAFREAYNKARPTILEPIMRVTLEGPTEFQGNMFGLLNQRRGIILGSLEEGSFSKVEAEVPLSEMFGFSTVLRSSTQGKAEFSMEFLRYGKVPSVIFDELCKKFNEGNK